DNA sequence from the Bradyrhizobium diazoefficiens genome:
ACGAATGGAAGATCTTTTGGGAATGGCGCGACCTGCCGCAGGATGTCTGGGCCTTCATCAAGCGCGAAAAGTTCTTCGGCATGATCATCCCGAAGGAGTTTGGCGGCCTCGGCTTCTCGCCCTATGCCCATTCGGAAGTCGTGCGCAAGATATCGACCCGCTCGATCGCCGCCGCCGTCACGGTGATGGTGCCGAACTCGCTCGGACCTGGCGAGCTCTTGATGCGCTTCGGCACCAGGGAGCAGCAGGAACGCTGGCTGCCGCGGCTTGCCGACGGCCGAGACATTCCCTGCTTCGGCCTCACCAGCCCGGAAGCTGGCTCCGACGCCGCCTCGATGGTCGACACCGGCATCATCTGCAAAGACAATTTCGAAGGCCGCGAGGTCACAGGCCTCAGGCTCAACTGGCACAAGCGCTACATCACACTTGGCCCGGTCGCGACGCTCTTGGGCCTCGCCTTCAAGGCCTATGATCCAGATCACCTCGTGGGCCAACAGGAGGAGCTCGGCATCAGCGTAGCGCTGATCCCGACCAATCTGCCCGGCGTCGAGATTGGCCAGCGCCATCTGCCGTCGATGCAAGTCTTCCAGAATGGCCCGAACTGGGGCCGCGATGTTTTCATTCCGCTCGACTATGTCATCGGCGGCCAAGAGCGGCTCGGGCAGGGCTGGAAGATGCTGATGACGGCGCTCGCCGCCGGCCGCGGCATTTCGCTGCCGTCGCTGTCCGCTGCTGGAGCCGCCTATGCCGCGCGCACCACGGGCGCCTATGCCCGCATCCGCGAGCAGTTCGGTATCTCCATTTCCAAGTTCGAGGGCGTCGAGGAGCCGCTCGCGCGCATCGTCGCTACCGCCTATCAGCTCGACGCGGCGCGCCGATTGACCTGTGCGGCGCTGAACGCCGGCGTCCATCCCGCCGTGATCTCCGGCATCATGAAGCTGCACGCGACCGAACGGATGCGGGTCGCGGTCGACGACGCCATGGACATTCATGGCGGCAAGGCCGTGATCGACGGCCCGCAAAACTATCTCGGCAATCTGCACCGTGCCGTGCCGGTCGGCATCACGGTCGAGGGCGCCAACATCCTCACCCGCAATCTCATCGTGTTCGGGCAGGGCGCGATCCGCGCGCATCCCTATCTGCTCGAGGAGATGAATGCGCTTGCCGACACCGACCGTGAGCGCGGGCTCACCGCGTTCGACAAGGCGTTCTGGAAACATGTCGGCCATAGCTTCCAGACGCTGTTCCGCGCCGTCGGCCGGAGCTGGACCTTCGGTGCGTTTGCGCTGGCACCGGACGCCGGCGACGCCACGCCCTTCTACCGCCAGCTCTCGCGCTATTCGGCGGCCTTCGCGCTCTGCGCCGACATGGCGCTGCTCACGCTCGGTGGTGCGCTGAAGCGCAAGGAGATGCTGTCGGCGCGCTTCGGCGACATCCTCTCCGAACTTTACCTCCTGTCCGCCGCGCTAAAACGCTGGCAGGACGAGGGGCAACAGAAGGAAGATTTTGCGGCGCTGGAATGGTGCATGGCGACGGGCTTCAAAACGATCGAGAATCGGTTCGCTGAAATCCTTGCCAATCTGCCGAATCGTTTTGTCGCCGTGATCCTCAAGCTCGTGGTCCAGCCTTTTGGAGCACGTGTGCTCGGCCCGTCCGACCGTGTCGTCCACCAATGCGCAAGCCTCGTGCTGGAGCCCTCGGCGGCGCGCGAGCGCCTCACGCCCGATCTCGCTTATATCGATGATGACAGCGGCTTCGCCCGGCTGGAGCGCGCGTTCAAGCTGGTGGCGGGGACCGATGCGATCGCCAAGCGTATGCGTGCCGCGCATCTAAGCGATTGGAAGGATGCTGTCGCCAAGGGCGTGATCACGCAGGCCGAAGGCGAGCAGCTTGCAGCTGCCCATGACGCCGTCACAAAAGTCATCGAGGTCGACGATTTTGCGCCGGAGGCGCTGTCGCCGATTTACAAGAAAACCGGCGACGTGCATCAATTCTTCCAGGAACTCGGTGAACAGAGGGCGGCGAGCTGATGGCACGACCGGTTTTCATCGTCGACGGCAGCCGGACGCCGTTTCTGAAAGCGCGCTCGGGGCCGGGCCCATTCACGCCGGTCGACCTCGCCGTGCAATGTGGACGGCCGCTCCTGGCCCGCCAGCCGTTTTCGCCGGAGACATTCGACCAGGTCATCCTCGGCTGCGTCAACGTGATCGCGGACGAGATGAATCCGGCCCGCGTCGCAGCGCTCAGGCTCGGCATGGGCGAGGATATGGTGGCCTTCACCGTGCAGATCAATTGCGGCTCCGGCATGCAGTCGATCGACACCGCCTATCGCTACATCCGCGAGGGCCACGCCGAGATGATTTTGGCCGGCGGTACCGAGGCGCTCAGCCACGCGCCGCTGGTCTGGCCGAACTCCGGCGTGCGCTGGTTCGCTGGTCTAGCCACCGCCAAGGGCGCTGCCGCGAAGCTCGCCGCCGCGTTCAAACTCCGGCCGAATTATCTCAAGCCGATCATTGGCCTCGAGCGCGGGCTGACCGATCCCATCACCGAACTGAACATGGGGCAGACCGCCGAGTTCGTCGGCCATCTTTTCGGCATTACCCGCGCACAGTCCGATGCCTATGCTGCCGAGAGCCATCGCCGGCTTGCGCACGCGCAGACGGAGGGTTTTCTCAAGGGCGAGGTCGAGACCGCCTTCTCCCGCGACGGAAAATTCTTCGACCATGATGACGGCGTCCGTCCGGACTCCACGGCCGAGACGCTCGCAAAATTAAGGCCGGTGTTCGAGCGCCCCTGGGGCCAGGTCACCGCCGGCAATTCCTCGCAGATCACCGACGGCGCTTCCTGGGTGATCCTCGCCTCAGATGCGGCAGTCGCGAAACACAAGTTGACGCCGAAGGCTGCCATCGTCGACAGCAATTGGGCCGCGCTCGATCCTGCTATCATGGGGCTCGGCCCCGTGATGTCGGCGACGCCGCTGCTCCAGCGCAACAATCTCACCATCAAGGACGTCGAGACCTGGGAGCTGAACGAGGCTTTCGCGACGCAAGTGCTCGGCTGCCTCGCCGCCTGGAACGACGACAAATTCTGCCGCGAGATTCTCGGGCTCGACGGCGCGGCCGGCGAGATCGACCGTGAAAGACTCAACGTCGATGGCGGCGCCATCTCGCTCGGCCATCCCGTCGGCACCTCCGGCAACCGCATCGTGCTGCACCTCGTGAACGCAATGAAGCGGCTCGGCACCCGGCGCGGAATTGCCACCGAGTGCATCGGCGGCGGGCTCGGCGGCGCCATGTTGATCGAGGCGGTGTGACCATGGATTCAAAGATCATGACCGCGCTCGGCGACCGGATGCTCTCGCTCGGGCCCCAGCCCGCGACCGATGGTCCCTACAAGCATCTCAAGCTGACGCGCGATGCCGACGGCGTCGCCTGGCTGCTGTTCGACCGCGCCGACACCAGCGCCAACACGCTGTCCTCCGACGTGATGGAGGAGTTTGATGCCGTGCTCGCGGCGATCGAGACCGAGCGTCCGGCCGGCCTCGTGATCCGCTCGGCAAAACCGTCCGGCTTCATCGCCGGCGCTGATGTCAACGAATTCCGCGGCGCCAGCGATCCCGGGATGGTGGAGATGCGCATCCGCGCCGCGCATGCGGTGGTCGATCACCTGGAGGCGTTGAAGCTGCCCACTGTCGCGGTCATCCACGGCTTCTGCCTCGGCGGCGGGCTCGAGGTCGCGCTCGCCTGCCAGTCGCGCATCGCCATCGACGGCGCGCGCTTCGGCTTCCCGGAGGTGATGCTGGGCCTGCATCCCGGTCTCGGCGGCACCGCGCGCTTCACCGCGCTGGTCAATCCGACCGAGTCGATGGCGTTGATGCTAACCGGCCGCACCATCGATGCGCGCCGCGCCAAGTCGCTTGGCCTCGTCGATACCGTCACGCAGGAGCGTCACGTTCGTAACGCGGTGAGGGATGCGCTGTTCGGCCGGTTGAAGCGGGCCCGCACGGGCCTTCTCACGCGCGCGGCCAATCTCGGACCCGTGCGCGGGTTGCTAGCCAGGCGCATGCGCTCGGAGGCGGCGAAGACAGCATCCCGCGAGCATTATCCGGCGCCTTACGCGCTGATCGATCTCTGGGAGGCGCATGGCGGCAGCAAGACTGCGATGCTCAGGGCGGAGCAGGCCTCGTTCGCCAAATTGATGGTGACGCCGACTGCGCAGAACCTGATCCGCGTGTTCTTCCTGCGCGAGCAGATGAAGAAGGCGGCGGGCTCCGACAACACGGTCAAGCACGTCCATGTCATCGGCGCCGGCGCCATGGGCGGCGACATCGCGGCCTGGTGTGCGGGGCAGGGGCTGCGCGTTTCGCTGGCCGACATGAAGGCCGAGCCGATCGCGGGTGCGGTGAAGCGCGCCGCCGAGCTCTATGGCAAGATCATCCGCAAGCCGACCAAGGTGCGCGACGCGCTCGATCGCCTGATCCCGGACATGGACGGCGAGGGCGTCCGCAACGCCGATCTCATCATCGAGGCGGTGCCGGAAAAGCTCGAGCTCAAGCAGAAGGTCTATGCCGGGCTCGAGCCGAAGATGAAGCCCGGTGCGATCCTTGCGACCAACACCTCAAGCATTCCGCTTCAAGACCTCCGCACCACGCTGGCGCGGCCGGAGCGCCTCGTCGGCCTGCACTTCTTCAACCCGGTGTCGCGGCTGCAGCTGATCGAGGTCGTCAGCCATGATGGTAATGATGCACAGGTGCTGAAGGAAGCGCTCGCCTTCCTCGGCGCAATCGACCGCCTGCCGCTCTCCGTGAAGAGCTCGCCCGGCTTCCTCGTCAACCGCGCGCTGACGCCCTATATGCTGGAAGCGATGGTGATGCTGGACGAGAAGACCGACCAGCGCCTGATCGATGCCGCCGCCGAGCAGTTCGGCATGCCGATGGGGCCGATCGAGTTGGCCGACCAGGTCGGCCTCGACATCTGCCTCGACGTCGCCGACATGCTGCGCACCAAATTCGGCGACCTGCTCCCGCCGACGCCGGCTTGGCTGCGCGAGAAGGTCGCCAAGGGTGAGCTCGGCCGCAAGACCGGCAAGGGCTTTTACACATGGAAGGACGGCAAGGCGGAGAAGGCGCCTTTGCCCGAGACCGGTCCGCGCGTGACCGACCAGATGATCGACCGGCTGGTACTGCCGATGTCGAATGTCTGCGTCGCAGCTTTGCGCGAAGGCATCGTCGACGATCCCGATGCGGTCGATGGCGCCATGATCTTCGGCACCGGCTACGCGCCGTTCCGCGGCGGTCCGTTGAACTATGCGCGTACGCGCGGCGTGGAGAATGTCGTATCGACCTTGCGTGCGCTGACTGAGCGATTCGGCGGGCGTTTCGCGCCCGATGCGGGCTGGGACAATTTCAAGAGAGGCGCATGAGCGATCAGGGGAATAGCGAGCCGAGCGGCGATCTCTGCATCCGCACGCTGGCGATGCCCGCCGACACCAACGCCAATGGGGACATCTTTGGCGGCTGGCTGCTTAGCCAGATGGACGTCGGCGGCGGCGTGTTCGCCTCGAAGGCCGCGAAGTCGCGCACCGTCACGGTTGCCATCGACGCCATGAATTTTCGCAAGGCCGTCTATGTCGGCGATCTCGTCTCGGTCTATGCCAACCTCGTGCGCGTCGGCCGCACCTCGCTTACGGTCCATCTCGAAGCCTGGGCGCTGCGGCGGCGCGAGCTGCGGCCGATCCTCGTGACCGATGGCAATTTCACCTATGTGTCGATCGACGACAACGGCCATCCGCAAGCGATCCAGCGAGAAACGCCGCCGATTGCGACGTAACCGCGCGGCTTTGCGCCTCATCTCACGAAGACGTGCAGCGTCCGCCAAACGTGGCGCGCGTGAGTCAACGCGTCGCTTCTCTGCCAAGAACGGGTCATAAAACGGATGAGGTCGCGGCGTACTCAATTGCCTGTCGATTCGGGGTGGAAACCGGTTGATTTGCCCTAGGAACCTTTGGGCAGACACGCCGTTATTTGCCCGCACTGAGGAATCCACGGACCATGTCGGACAGCTACATTATCGAAGTCGATTCGCAGACCGCAGGTATCGTCGTTCGTTCCCAGGGAGGCTATTGTTTCTTCGCCTCATCCCACCGCTTCAACCGTCTCGAAGGCCAGCTTTTCCGCAACGCCCGCGAAGCCGAGCGCGCCGCGCGCAAGCTGGTGAATGGTGATGAGAAGGAGGCGGCGTAGGCTTTGTCATTCCGGGGGCGCGCATCGCGCGAGCCCGGAATCCATTGCGCAGCAGAATCAGCGGATGGATAGATTCCGGGCCCGCGCCTCTCGGCACATCCCGGAATGACGTCGTCGGCTACAACTTCGTAGCTGCCCGCGACAACAGCTTCCACTGGTCGCCCTGCTTCTGCCAGTTCATCAGGATGTGAAGGCTGTTTGCCACTTTCCTTCCGTCTGCCATCATCTCGGCCATCCAGTGGAAGCGCACGATCGCGGCAGGGCCAACGATCTTGATGGTTGGATCCGTGTACGTAATCGACAGGAATTCCGTTTTGCCATCGGTAGCGTTGGCGATGAAGGCAGCCTTGTCCTCGAGGAAGCCGTTGGAATGGCTGTAGCTCAGATCGTCGGCGCACAGCGCTCCGAGCGCCTTCGGATCGGCCGCGATCTGGGCGAGGCGAAATGCCTCGACTTTTTTTGCCACCGCCTCACCGTCCGCCGTGGCAGCGTGATCGCGATCAAGTGTCATCGTATCCTCCGTTCTTATGTTGCGCCCACTGTTGCAGCCGCATTCGATTTTGTCGAGCGTCAGATCGCGATCGTTGCAATGCGCTGCATTGCGTCGGCCAGCTCGAATTGATAGGTCTCGCGCATCGTTGTGCCGCGCATTCAGGAAAGTACGGACATGATCGAGACTATGGGCAGGGCGTTGCTGTTCGATATAGACGGCACGCTCGCCAATACCGACCCGCTGCATCTGAAGGCATTCAACCAGGTGCTCGGTCCTCACGGTCACGTCTTCGACCACGTGCGCTTCTCGAGAGAGCTGCAAGGCTTCGCCAATGTGTCGATCGGCGAGCGTTTTCTGCCCGGCGAGACATTGGAACGGCGCGCCGTGATCCTCGGCGAGAAGGAAGAAGTGTTTCGGACGCTGGTCGCGGGGCAGATCGAACCGCTGCCGGGTCTGATGGCGCTGCTCGACCGCGCCGACGAGGCCGGCATTCCCATGGTCGCGGTCACCAACGCGCCGCGTCTCAATGCCGAACTGCTGTTGTCCGGCCTCGGCATCACGCAACGCTTCAAGGCGCTGGTGATCGGCGACGAACTGCCGCACGGCAAGCCGCATCCGCTGCCCTATCAGGAAGGGCTGCGCTTCGTCGGTGCCAGCGCGGCCGCCTCCATCGCGTTCGAGGACTCCCGCTCCGGCGTGCAGTCGGCCGCCGCCGCCGGGATTCCGACCATCGGTATCCGGACCAGCCTCAGCGATGCGGATCTTGTTGGATCGGGCGCGGTCGCCTCGGCCAGCGCCTTCGACGATCCCGAACTGCTCGCGCGGCTCGCGATCGCCATGGCTTGGTAAGAGATGGCTTCGTAAGAGATGGCTTGGTAAGAGATGGCTTGGTGAGGGCTTCATCCATTAACCGTGATCAACGTGCACATTGACCGCGCGCGCGAACCGCCGCACCATGCATCATTCTGATTTGAGGCCGTTGCCGTGACCGGATTGACCCATCGCCAAGCTGAAATCCTCAACATCGCCCGCGCCTCCGGCCGCGTCATGGTC
Encoded proteins:
- a CDS encoding acyl-CoA dehydrogenase, encoding MSFRRDTLTKPIFSRARGVLPAMSDTEREALEAGDVWWDADLFTGNPDWSKLLKLPQAKLTDEEQAFLNGPVDELCAMLDEWKIFWEWRDLPQDVWAFIKREKFFGMIIPKEFGGLGFSPYAHSEVVRKISTRSIAAAVTVMVPNSLGPGELLMRFGTREQQERWLPRLADGRDIPCFGLTSPEAGSDAASMVDTGIICKDNFEGREVTGLRLNWHKRYITLGPVATLLGLAFKAYDPDHLVGQQEELGISVALIPTNLPGVEIGQRHLPSMQVFQNGPNWGRDVFIPLDYVIGGQERLGQGWKMLMTALAAGRGISLPSLSAAGAAYAARTTGAYARIREQFGISISKFEGVEEPLARIVATAYQLDAARRLTCAALNAGVHPAVISGIMKLHATERMRVAVDDAMDIHGGKAVIDGPQNYLGNLHRAVPVGITVEGANILTRNLIVFGQGAIRAHPYLLEEMNALADTDRERGLTAFDKAFWKHVGHSFQTLFRAVGRSWTFGAFALAPDAGDATPFYRQLSRYSAAFALCADMALLTLGGALKRKEMLSARFGDILSELYLLSAALKRWQDEGQQKEDFAALEWCMATGFKTIENRFAEILANLPNRFVAVILKLVVQPFGARVLGPSDRVVHQCASLVLEPSAARERLTPDLAYIDDDSGFARLERAFKLVAGTDAIAKRMRAAHLSDWKDAVAKGVITQAEGEQLAAAHDAVTKVIEVDDFAPEALSPIYKKTGDVHQFFQELGEQRAAS
- a CDS encoding acetyl-CoA C-acetyltransferase yields the protein MARPVFIVDGSRTPFLKARSGPGPFTPVDLAVQCGRPLLARQPFSPETFDQVILGCVNVIADEMNPARVAALRLGMGEDMVAFTVQINCGSGMQSIDTAYRYIREGHAEMILAGGTEALSHAPLVWPNSGVRWFAGLATAKGAAAKLAAAFKLRPNYLKPIIGLERGLTDPITELNMGQTAEFVGHLFGITRAQSDAYAAESHRRLAHAQTEGFLKGEVETAFSRDGKFFDHDDGVRPDSTAETLAKLRPVFERPWGQVTAGNSSQITDGASWVILASDAAVAKHKLTPKAAIVDSNWAALDPAIMGLGPVMSATPLLQRNNLTIKDVETWELNEAFATQVLGCLAAWNDDKFCREILGLDGAAGEIDRERLNVDGGAISLGHPVGTSGNRIVLHLVNAMKRLGTRRGIATECIGGGLGGAMLIEAV
- a CDS encoding 3-hydroxyacyl-CoA dehydrogenase NAD-binding domain-containing protein, whose product is MDSKIMTALGDRMLSLGPQPATDGPYKHLKLTRDADGVAWLLFDRADTSANTLSSDVMEEFDAVLAAIETERPAGLVIRSAKPSGFIAGADVNEFRGASDPGMVEMRIRAAHAVVDHLEALKLPTVAVIHGFCLGGGLEVALACQSRIAIDGARFGFPEVMLGLHPGLGGTARFTALVNPTESMALMLTGRTIDARRAKSLGLVDTVTQERHVRNAVRDALFGRLKRARTGLLTRAANLGPVRGLLARRMRSEAAKTASREHYPAPYALIDLWEAHGGSKTAMLRAEQASFAKLMVTPTAQNLIRVFFLREQMKKAAGSDNTVKHVHVIGAGAMGGDIAAWCAGQGLRVSLADMKAEPIAGAVKRAAELYGKIIRKPTKVRDALDRLIPDMDGEGVRNADLIIEAVPEKLELKQKVYAGLEPKMKPGAILATNTSSIPLQDLRTTLARPERLVGLHFFNPVSRLQLIEVVSHDGNDAQVLKEALAFLGAIDRLPLSVKSSPGFLVNRALTPYMLEAMVMLDEKTDQRLIDAAAEQFGMPMGPIELADQVGLDICLDVADMLRTKFGDLLPPTPAWLREKVAKGELGRKTGKGFYTWKDGKAEKAPLPETGPRVTDQMIDRLVLPMSNVCVAALREGIVDDPDAVDGAMIFGTGYAPFRGGPLNYARTRGVENVVSTLRALTERFGGRFAPDAGWDNFKRGA
- a CDS encoding acyl-CoA thioesterase encodes the protein MSDQGNSEPSGDLCIRTLAMPADTNANGDIFGGWLLSQMDVGGGVFASKAAKSRTVTVAIDAMNFRKAVYVGDLVSVYANLVRVGRTSLTVHLEAWALRRRELRPILVTDGNFTYVSIDDNGHPQAIQRETPPIAT
- a CDS encoding nuclear transport factor 2 family protein, producing MTLDRDHAATADGEAVAKKVEAFRLAQIAADPKALGALCADDLSYSHSNGFLEDKAAFIANATDGKTEFLSITYTDPTIKIVGPAAIVRFHWMAEMMADGRKVANSLHILMNWQKQGDQWKLLSRAATKL
- a CDS encoding HAD-IA family hydrolase; the protein is MIETMGRALLFDIDGTLANTDPLHLKAFNQVLGPHGHVFDHVRFSRELQGFANVSIGERFLPGETLERRAVILGEKEEVFRTLVAGQIEPLPGLMALLDRADEAGIPMVAVTNAPRLNAELLLSGLGITQRFKALVIGDELPHGKPHPLPYQEGLRFVGASAAASIAFEDSRSGVQSAAAAGIPTIGIRTSLSDADLVGSGAVASASAFDDPELLARLAIAMAW